A window of the Dioscorea cayenensis subsp. rotundata cultivar TDr96_F1 chromosome 14, TDr96_F1_v2_PseudoChromosome.rev07_lg8_w22 25.fasta, whole genome shotgun sequence genome harbors these coding sequences:
- the LOC120276546 gene encoding delta(14)-sterol reductase-like, translating to MEMGDILAALIPSWSSVVILFSYLGYLAIAGSVLPGRVIPGAILSDGTRLHYRCNGLLSLILLVVLLGIGVNTKMISPMVVADKGIELLSATFIFSLIVSLALYAVGGKSREQSSSLKAHVTGNFIHDWWFGVQLNPHFMGVDLKFFFVRAGMMGWLFINLSIFMKSIQAGNGNLSVILYQLFVALYILDYFFYEEFMTSTWDIIAERLGYMLVFGDLVFIPFTFSIQGWWLLKNKVVLSKVAVIANCLVFLVGYCVFRGANKQKHVFKKNPKAHIWGKPPKLVGGKLLVSGYWGVSRHCNYLGDLLLALSFSLPCGTSSPIPYFYPIYLLILLVWRERRDEERCAQKYKEIWVEYCKLVPWRIIPYVY from the exons ATGGAGATGGGGGATATTCTTGCTGCTTTGATCCCTTCTTGGAGCTCG GTAGTGATCCTTTTCTCTTACCTCGGCTACTTGGCGATTGCTGGGTCTGTGCTTCCGGGCAGGGTCATCCCTGGAGCCATTCTCTCTGATGGCACACGCCTCCACTACCGGTGTAACG GTTTGCTATCACTTATTCTGCTTGTGGTTCTTTTGGGGATTGGAGTTAACACGAAAATGATCTCTCCCATG GTGGTTGCTGACAAAGGAATTGAACTCCTGTCGGCAACTTTTATTTTCAGCCTCATT GTTTCTTTGGCACTTTATGCTGTTGGTGGCAAGTCTCGTGAACAGAGTTCATCATTAAAAGCCCATGTTACTGGGAACTTTATACATGActg GTGGTTTGGAGTGCAGCTGAATCCCCATTTTATGGGAGTTGATCTCAA atttttttttgtcagaGCTGGAATGATGGGATGGTTGTTCATCAACCTCTCTATCTTCATGAAAAGCATTCAGGCTGGCAATGGGAACCTCTCAGTCATCCTTTATCAACTCTTTGTTGCA CTCTATATTTTggactattttttttatgaagagtTCATGACCTCCAC ATGGGACATCATTGCTGAGAGATTGGGCTACATGTTGGTCTTTGGGGATCTAGTTTTCATTCCTTTCACTTTTAGTATTCAG GGTTGGTGGCTTCTGAAGAATAAAGTCGTTCTATCAAAAGTAGCCGTCATTGCCAACTGCCTAGTTTTCCTTGTCGG TTATTGTGTATTTAGAGGAGCTAATAAGCAGAAGCATGTATTCAAGAAGAACCCTAAAGCTCACATATGGGGCAAGCCCCCAAAACTTGTTGGGGGAAAGTTGCTTGTTTCTGGCTACTG GGGAGTTTCAAGGCACTGTAATTATCTCGGAGACTTGCTGCTTGCTCTTTCTTTCAGTTTACCTTGCGGCACCAG TTCTCCGATCCCGTACTTTTATCCTATATATCTTCTTATACTTCTGGTTTGGAGGGAGAGAAGGGATGAAGAAAGATGTGCGcagaaatataaagaaatatgggTTGAATACTGCAAACTGGTGCCCTGGAGGATAATACCTTATGTCTATTAG
- the LOC120275772 gene encoding uricase isoform X1 encodes MADGLKLEQRHGKSRVRVARVWRNSVTGKDLIVEWRVAVSLVTDCLPAFTSGENSSIVATDSMKNTVYVKAKECTEVVSVEEFAIILAKHFTSLYPQVESATISIVEKPWERLVLGRQPHSHGFKAGSEKHTAEVTLKKNGTMTLTSGIEGLAVLKTTKVLKDSYGINTQFFLIQLRGYWLLKSQLSGAFLEDDNDQVSCARFVWYRYAFEWLSDIPPKPFCFTQRYQEVKEVLLETFFGPPQVGVYSPSVQNTLYLMAKAVLNKFLDVTSLHLRMPNLHFLPVNLTAKTNPNMVKFADDVYMPTNEPHGTIEATVTRCMSKM; translated from the exons ATGGCGGATGGTTTGAAGCTTGAGCAGAGGCATGGGAAGAGCAGAGTGAGAGTTGCAAGGGTATGGAGGAACTCAGTCACCGGAAAAGACCTTATCGTCGAGTGGCGTGTTGCTGTCAGTCTCGTCACTGATTGCCTCCCGGCTTTCACCTCCGGCGAAAACTCCTCCATCGTCGCTACTGATTCCATGAAGAACACT GTTTATGTAAAAGCAAAGGAGTGCACTGAGGTTGTTTCAGTGGAGGAGTTTGCAATCATTCTTGCCAAACATTTCACATCACTGTACCCACAG gtGGAAAGTGCAACAATTAGTATTGTTGAGAAGCCGTGGGAGCGCCTTGTTTTAGGACGGCAACCTCATTCACATG GATTTAAAGCTGGATCTGAAAAGCATACAGCAGAAGTAACATTGAAGAAGAATGGCACTATGACTTTGACTTCTGGAATTGAAGGACTGGCTGTTCTTAAAACAACAAAg GTTTTGAAGGATTCGTACGGGATAAATACACAATTCTTCCTGATACAACTGAGAGGATATTGGCTACTGAAGTCACAACTAAGTGGAG CATTTCTCGAAGATGACAACGACCAAGTCTCTTGTGCCAGATTTGTGTGGTACAG GTATGCATTTGAATGGCTTTCCGATATTCCCCCAAAGCCATTTTGTTTCACACAGAGGTATCAAGAAGTGAAGGAAGTTCTGCTTGAGACATTTTTTGGTCCACCGCAGGTTGGAGTCTACAGTCCATCAGTCCAAAACACTCTCTACCTCATGGCCAAAGCTGTTCTGAACAA GTTCCTGGATGTTACATCACTTCATCTTCGAATGCCGAATCTTCACTTTTTACCAGTGAACTTGACAGCTAAGACTAATCCAAACATGGTCAAA TTTGCTGATGATGTCTATATGCCAACCAACGAACCCCATGGAACCATTGAAGCCACTGTGACCCGCTGTATGTCGAAAATGTAG
- the LOC120275772 gene encoding uricase-2 isoform X2, producing the protein MADGLKLEQRHGKSRVRVARVWRNSVTGKDLIVEWRVAVSLVTDCLPAFTSGENSSIVATDSMKNTVYVKAKECTEVVSVEEFAIILAKHFTSLYPQVESATISIVEKPWERLVLGRQPHSHGFKAGSEKHTAEVTLKKNGTMTLTSGIEGLAVLKTTKSGFEGFVRDKYTILPDTTERILATEVTTKWRYAFEWLSDIPPKPFCFTQRYQEVKEVLLETFFGPPQVGVYSPSVQNTLYLMAKAVLNKFLDVTSLHLRMPNLHFLPVNLTAKTNPNMVKFADDVYMPTNEPHGTIEATVTRCMSKM; encoded by the exons ATGGCGGATGGTTTGAAGCTTGAGCAGAGGCATGGGAAGAGCAGAGTGAGAGTTGCAAGGGTATGGAGGAACTCAGTCACCGGAAAAGACCTTATCGTCGAGTGGCGTGTTGCTGTCAGTCTCGTCACTGATTGCCTCCCGGCTTTCACCTCCGGCGAAAACTCCTCCATCGTCGCTACTGATTCCATGAAGAACACT GTTTATGTAAAAGCAAAGGAGTGCACTGAGGTTGTTTCAGTGGAGGAGTTTGCAATCATTCTTGCCAAACATTTCACATCACTGTACCCACAG gtGGAAAGTGCAACAATTAGTATTGTTGAGAAGCCGTGGGAGCGCCTTGTTTTAGGACGGCAACCTCATTCACATG GATTTAAAGCTGGATCTGAAAAGCATACAGCAGAAGTAACATTGAAGAAGAATGGCACTATGACTTTGACTTCTGGAATTGAAGGACTGGCTGTTCTTAAAACAACAAAg TCAGGTTTTGAAGGATTCGTACGGGATAAATACACAATTCTTCCTGATACAACTGAGAGGATATTGGCTACTGAAGTCACAACTAAGTGGAG GTATGCATTTGAATGGCTTTCCGATATTCCCCCAAAGCCATTTTGTTTCACACAGAGGTATCAAGAAGTGAAGGAAGTTCTGCTTGAGACATTTTTTGGTCCACCGCAGGTTGGAGTCTACAGTCCATCAGTCCAAAACACTCTCTACCTCATGGCCAAAGCTGTTCTGAACAA GTTCCTGGATGTTACATCACTTCATCTTCGAATGCCGAATCTTCACTTTTTACCAGTGAACTTGACAGCTAAGACTAATCCAAACATGGTCAAA TTTGCTGATGATGTCTATATGCCAACCAACGAACCCCATGGAACCATTGAAGCCACTGTGACCCGCTGTATGTCGAAAATGTAG